A window of Methanolobus sediminis contains these coding sequences:
- a CDS encoding MotA/TolQ/ExbB proton channel family protein → MDATSSLFGILYTFSASLLYPVIIILILLVVFSLMLIGEFLSEYSKRHRDIENLELCCNAVREHVGSQEYNKAAKSLRNIKQNFMVMSFAESAAGHLEKNMLPAIEWLSQEYEIRMAKRLEQTRIVATISPMLGLMGTLIPLGPALIGLSQGDIVQLANNLMIAFATTVIGLFAGTIGYVLTQVRKRWYWQDMADIDYILDTLEVEE, encoded by the coding sequence ATGGATGCTACTTCATCGTTATTTGGTATATTATACACATTTTCAGCATCATTGCTGTACCCGGTAATTATCATTCTCATATTGCTTGTGGTATTTTCTTTGATGCTCATAGGGGAATTCCTTTCGGAGTATTCAAAAAGGCACAGAGATATCGAAAACCTTGAACTTTGCTGTAATGCTGTCAGGGAACATGTGGGTTCCCAGGAATATAATAAGGCAGCAAAGTCTCTTCGCAACATTAAACAGAATTTCATGGTAATGAGCTTTGCAGAATCTGCAGCCGGCCATCTGGAAAAGAACATGTTACCAGCCATAGAATGGCTTTCTCAGGAATATGAGATAAGAATGGCAAAGAGGCTGGAGCAGACCAGGATTGTTGCGACGATCTCACCAATGCTTGGTCTTATGGGAACACTTATCCCTCTTGGTCCTGCACTTATCGGTCTTTCACAGGGAGATATCGTGCAGCTTGCAAACAATCTTATGATCGCTTTTGCAACAACTGTTATCGGACTTTTTGCAGGAACAATTGGTTACGTTCTCACCCAGGTCAGAAAAAGATGGTATTGGCAGGACATGGCAGATATCGATTATATCCTTGACACGTTGGAGGTTGAAGAGTGA
- a CDS encoding ABC transporter substrate-binding protein, with product MEKIDETMSVYQILSEYPFLLKIFKQHGMGKFEIKDVLEQLGPLLKLKTALSMVSVNKESFIELLNQAVADNEARGDFTLADAPQRQKELTLLALLPCGMKMPFNRALNEFSAEYSKQTGNVLHSLIEGNVNHELSYYAYMDSVTSVEELPDIIISSDINSFYHKPFQENFLSYEYFTDLGASPMNSDFEEIGFADPRGQFTMLSGNLLVLVTINELMDGKPAPQSWEDILKDEFRNKVAMRGQNGFFCNGVLLPFYQMYGTEGIKKLASSVYMGLHPSQMVKMVDSKKDDVPPMYIMPHFFAMKIQDKSRVSITVPKEGAIVSPVQMLVKKEATERVKEITDFLCGKKFGEISARAYFPTTNPEVKNKMDDVGSLYWLGWDFLLNNDIGALKKEIAEVFNKQFMTTGGVV from the coding sequence ATGGAAAAAATAGATGAAACAATGAGCGTATACCAGATATTAAGCGAATATCCCTTTTTACTGAAAATATTCAAGCAGCATGGAATGGGAAAATTCGAGATTAAGGATGTTCTTGAACAACTCGGACCATTACTCAAACTAAAAACTGCCCTTTCAATGGTATCCGTAAACAAGGAATCCTTCATTGAGCTTCTGAATCAGGCAGTGGCAGACAATGAAGCTCGGGGAGATTTCACACTTGCTGACGCTCCGCAAAGACAAAAGGAGCTCACACTTCTTGCCCTTTTACCATGTGGTATGAAGATGCCATTTAACAGGGCTTTAAATGAATTCTCAGCCGAGTACAGCAAACAGACAGGAAATGTGCTCCATTCACTCATAGAAGGTAATGTCAACCACGAACTTTCCTACTACGCATATATGGATTCGGTCACATCGGTAGAAGAATTACCGGACATAATCATCAGTTCCGATATTAACAGCTTCTACCATAAACCATTCCAGGAGAACTTCCTGAGTTATGAATACTTCACTGACCTTGGTGCATCACCAATGAACAGTGATTTTGAAGAAATTGGTTTTGCTGACCCTCGGGGACAGTTTACCATGCTCTCAGGAAACCTTCTTGTGCTGGTTACAATTAATGAACTTATGGATGGAAAACCAGCACCGCAGTCTTGGGAAGATATCCTGAAAGACGAGTTCAGGAACAAGGTTGCCATGCGTGGACAGAATGGATTCTTCTGTAACGGTGTATTGCTTCCATTCTATCAGATGTATGGCACTGAAGGAATCAAGAAACTGGCATCCTCTGTTTATATGGGTCTTCATCCATCACAGATGGTGAAGATGGTAGACAGCAAGAAAGACGATGTACCACCAATGTATATCATGCCACACTTCTTTGCCATGAAGATACAGGATAAATCTAGGGTTTCAATTACTGTACCAAAGGAAGGAGCAATTGTAAGTCCGGTTCAGATGCTGGTAAAGAAGGAAGCAACTGAAAGGGTTAAGGAAATAACGGATTTCCTTTGCGGAAAGAAGTTTGGAGAGATTTCTGCCAGGGCTTACTTCCCGACAACAAACCCTGAAGTCAAGAATAAGATGGATGATGTCGGCTCACTCTACTGGCTTGGATGGGATTTCCTGCTGAACAATGACATCGGTGCACTCAAAAAGGAGAT
- the pncB gene encoding nicotinate phosphoribosyltransferase, whose protein sequence is MICSVLDNDLYKLTMQMAVLELFPQASAEYRFTNRGEQRFTPEFVEELKRLIREEFPLFHLADDEYTWLKAECPYFKPSYIEYLRNYRFDPSEVSVSLTEDSNLDLIIKGPWHSSILWEIVLMATISELYFDMVESDWKNTDPDTSRDYDELLQDYAKLMGNIGVELEQNNCGFSEFGTRRRRSFEIHDIAVRMLHKCKTFSGTSNVYLAKKYGVRPIGTIGHEWIMGISALIGMRNANLFALENWVNVYKGNLGIALSDTFGSGPFFRNFNLKLSKLYDGVRHDSGDPLVFADRVIEHYKKMGIDPLTKVVVFSDSLSADVAIEIKRKCEGRINCSFGIGTSLTNNYDFFRSSPPLNMVIKLHSVNDIPVVKLSDDEGKETGDKDALRVANYIFGRKGLDD, encoded by the coding sequence TTGATTTGCTCAGTACTGGATAACGACCTATATAAATTGACCATGCAGATGGCAGTTCTTGAGCTGTTCCCGCAGGCATCTGCAGAATACAGGTTCACCAACAGGGGAGAACAGCGCTTCACACCGGAATTTGTGGAAGAGCTTAAAAGGCTGATCAGGGAAGAATTTCCTTTATTCCACCTGGCAGATGACGAATACACATGGCTGAAAGCTGAATGCCCTTATTTTAAACCCAGTTATATAGAATACCTAAGGAATTATCGTTTTGACCCTTCAGAAGTATCTGTGTCCCTGACTGAAGATTCAAACCTTGACCTTATAATAAAAGGACCTTGGCATAGCAGCATTCTCTGGGAGATTGTCCTTATGGCAACAATTTCCGAGCTTTATTTTGACATGGTAGAAAGTGACTGGAAAAATACAGACCCTGATACCAGCAGAGATTATGATGAACTATTACAGGATTACGCAAAACTCATGGGAAACATAGGTGTGGAGCTTGAACAGAACAATTGTGGTTTTTCAGAGTTCGGAACCCGCAGAAGACGCAGTTTTGAAATACACGACATTGCTGTCAGAATGTTGCACAAATGTAAGACCTTCTCAGGTACAAGTAATGTTTATCTTGCAAAGAAATACGGCGTCAGACCCATTGGTACAATAGGTCATGAATGGATAATGGGAATTTCCGCGTTGATAGGAATGAGAAATGCTAATCTTTTTGCACTGGAGAACTGGGTTAATGTTTACAAGGGAAACCTTGGTATCGCTCTTTCTGATACCTTTGGCTCGGGACCTTTCTTCAGGAATTTCAACCTGAAATTATCCAAACTATACGATGGTGTACGCCATGATAGCGGTGATCCGCTCGTCTTTGCAGATAGAGTCATAGAGCACTATAAGAAAATGGGAATCGATCCTCTTACAAAGGTCGTGGTGTTCAGTGATTCACTTTCCGCAGATGTTGCCATTGAAATTAAAAGAAAATGCGAGGGACGCATAAACTGCAGTTTCGGGATAGGTACCAGCCTTACAAACAATTATGATTTCTTCCGCTCAAGTCCGCCTTTGAATATGGTCATCAAACTGCACAGTGTCAATGATATACCTGTTGTAAAACTAAGTGATGATGAAGGAAAAGAGACAGGAGACAAGGATGCTTTGCGAGTTGCGAATTACATCTTTGGTCGCAAAGGGCTTGATGATTAA
- a CDS encoding DUF2162 domain-containing protein: MSYVYAAVIGILIGIFIFGLKTGVGCGFSTVKKKDVLILASGYFLIPIILGSLVEMVDQSYLEGVADLGMTLHVFIALFLIAAGVYTQKKWNCGHDVSKKTFLVISVPCPVCLTALFVSCMILASTLEMSGWKVGIIVGLVFFISVISSTFIFRKMKRTPEDLGTTMMFLGLFYLLGAMIVPAYIKAKKLSMEFSTGGDFDIVPLLVLSIFIIGGYALNSIRGQ, encoded by the coding sequence ATGAGCTATGTATATGCAGCCGTAATCGGCATACTGATAGGCATCTTTATCTTCGGGCTAAAGACCGGAGTTGGATGTGGCTTTTCAACGGTAAAGAAAAAAGATGTATTGATACTTGCAAGTGGTTATTTTCTTATCCCCATCATACTTGGAAGCCTTGTGGAAATGGTTGATCAGTCATACCTGGAAGGGGTTGCAGATCTTGGAATGACATTACACGTTTTCATTGCATTGTTTCTCATTGCTGCAGGTGTTTACACACAGAAAAAATGGAACTGCGGACACGATGTCTCAAAAAAGACCTTCCTTGTAATATCCGTCCCCTGTCCGGTATGTCTCACAGCTCTTTTCGTATCATGCATGATACTGGCCTCAACCCTTGAAATGAGCGGCTGGAAGGTCGGAATCATTGTAGGACTTGTATTCTTCATTTCAGTAATATCATCAACATTCATCTTCAGGAAAATGAAACGTACACCCGAAGATCTTGGAACCACAATGATGTTTCTCGGGCTTTTCTATCTTCTCGGAGCAATGATAGTTCCCGCTTACATCAAAGCAAAAAAACTCAGCATGGAATTCAGTACAGGCGGAGATTTCGATATAGTTCCTCTGTTGGTATTATCAATATTCATAATTGGAGGCTATGCGCTCAATAGCATAAGAGGTCAATAA